A genomic window from Glycine max cultivar Williams 82 chromosome 17, Glycine_max_v4.0, whole genome shotgun sequence includes:
- the LOC102663960 gene encoding probable galactinol--sucrose galactosyltransferase 6 has product MVSNLCHSSYLLINTKSQFLSLHPHTFLSGTHLRLPNKKQLSISDFRIRRHFFNRVFPVVSSKRNVGEDKEMTIKPVVRVSEGKLVVKERTILTGMPENVVETSTVEGMFLGVDFEKEDSRQVVSLGTLKDVRFMACFRFKLWWMAQKMGDRGRDIPLETQFLLVETKDGSHLESDNDKNQNQIVYTVFLPLVEGSFRACLQGDSNDQLQLCLESGDVDIKTSSFTHALFISAGTDPFATIHHAFRSVRNHLKTFRLRHEKKLPGIVDCFGWCTWDAFYQEVTQEGVEAGIQSLAGGGTPPKFVIIDDGWQSVGGDDKNSNSLQRLTGIKENAKFQKKEEPELGIKNIVEIAKKKHSVKNVYVWHAITGYWGGVRPGVKEMEEYGSVMKYPNVSSGVTENEPTWKVDPLAVQGLGLVNPKKVFTFYDQLHSYLASAGVDGVKVDVQCILETLGAGLGGRVELTRNYHQALDASISRNFPDNGCIACMSHNTDALYCSKQTAVVRASDDFYPRDPVSHTIHVASVAYNSVFLGEIMLPDWDMFHSLHPAAEYHASARAISGGPIYVSDAPGKHNFDLLKKLVLPDGSILRARLPGRPTKDCLFTDPARDGVSLLKIWNMNKLGGVLGVYNCQGAAWSATERKNAFHSTDYSGGDAITGYVRACDVHLIAEAADDAHDWNGDCALYSHHSGQLIVLPHNVALPVSLKVLEHEVYAVAPIKKVLGGGYSFAPLGLVNMFNAGAAVEGLVFEEDGLVRLEIKGCGKFGAYSSARPTKCLLGNHELLDFDYDADSGLLTFNIDHLPQEGHWVHLVELVYSLSC; this is encoded by the exons ATGGTTTCAAATCTATGCCATAGTTCTTATCTCCTTATAAATACCAAATCCCAATTTCTTTCTCTCCATccacacactttcctttcaggCACCCATCTAAGATTACCCAATAAGAAGCAACTCTCAATTTCTG ATTTTCGAATTCGCAGACATTTCTTCAATCGAGTGTTTCCAGTGGTATCATCCAAG AGGAACGTAGGGGAAGATAAAGAGATGACGATAAAACCTGTTGTTCGTGTTTCGGAGGGGAAGCTGGTGGTGAAGGAGCGAACGATTTTGACCGGAATGCCGGAGAACGTGGTGGAGACATCGACGGTGGAAGGAATGTTTCTCGGAGTGGATTTCGAGAAGGAAGACAGTAGGCAGGTGGTTTCGTTGGGAACGTTGAAGGACGTCCGGTTCATGGCGTGCTTCCGGTTCAAGCTGTGGTGGATGGCCCAGAAAATGGGAGATCGAGGAAGGGACATTCCGTTGGAGACTCAATTTCTGTTGGTGGAAACCAAAGATGGGTCCCACCTGGAGTCAGATAACGACAAAAACCAGAACCAGATCGTGTACACAGTCTTTCTACCTCTCGTGGAAGGCTCATTCAGAGCGTGCCTCCAGGGTGACTCCAACGACCAACTCCAGCTCTGCCTCGAGAGTGGCGACGTCGACATTAAAACGTCGTCGTTCACCCACGCTCTCTTCATCAGCGCCGGCACCGACCCATTCGCCACCATTCACCACGCATTCCGTTCAGTTCGGAACCACCTCAAGACTTTCCGCCTCCGCCACGAGAAGAAACTCCCTGGCATCGTGGATTGCTTCGGCTGGTGCACTTGGGATGCTTTCTACCAGGAAGTCACTCAGGAAGGAGTCGAGGCCGGAATTCAGTCCCTCGCAGGCGGCGGCACGCCGCCGAAGTTCGTCATCATCGACGACGGCTGGCAGTCGGTGGGCGGTGACGACAAGAACTCAAATTCGTTGCAGAGGCTAACTGGAATAAAAGAGAACGCGAAGTTCCAGAAGAAGGAGGAGCCAGAATTAGGGATTAAGAACATCGTGGAGATAGCGAAGAAGAAGCATTCAGTGAAAAACGTGTACGTATGGCACGCGATCACGGGTTACTGGGGAGGGGTTCGTCCAGGGGTGAAGGAAATGGAAGAGTACGGCTCCGTAATGAAGTACCCGAACGTGTCGAGTGGAGTAACAGAGAACGAGCCCACGTGGAAAGTGGACCCGTTAGCGGTTCAGGGGTTGGGCCTGGTGAACCCGAAGAAGGTGTTCACGTTTTACGACCAATTACACAGTTATCTGGCGTCCGCGGGTGTCGACGGCGTTAAGGTGGACGTGCAATGCATCTTAGAGACTCTGGGTGCAGGACTCGGTGGAAGGGTGGAACTCACGAGGAATTACCATCAGGCCCTTGACGCTTCGATTTCTAGAAACTTCCCTGACAATGGGTGCATCGCCTGCATGAGCCACAACACGGACGCGCTCTACTGCTCCAAACAGACGGCGGTGGTGAGGGCTTCCGATGATTTCTACCCGCGTGATCCGGTGTCGCACACTATCCACGTGGCGTCCGTGGCGTACAATAGCGTTTTCCTTGGGGAGATTATGTTGCCGGATTGGGATATGTTTCACTCCCTTCACCCTGCTGCGGAGTACCACGCTTCCGCTAGGGCCATCAGCGGTGGGCCCATCTACGTCAGCGACGCGCCGGGGAAGCATAACTTTGATCTGCTCAAGAAACTGGTCTTGCCCGATGGGTCGATTTTACGGGCCCGTCTACCAGGAAGGCCCACTAAGGATTGCTTGTTCACCGACCCGGCCCGCGATGGAGTTAGTCTGCTGAAAATATGGAATATGAACAAGTTGGGTGGGGTGTTGGGGGTTTATAACTGTCAAGGTGCTGCCTGGAGTGCTACTGAGAGGAAGAATGCGTTTCATAGTACGGACTATTCTGGTGGTGATGCCATCACTGGATATGTGAGGGCTTGTGATGTTCACCTCATTGCGGAGGCTGCTGATGACGCCCATGATTGGAACGGTGATTGTGCGCTCTACTCTCACCACTCCGGGCAGCTGATTGTTCTTCCTCACAATGTGGCGCTGCCGGTGTCCCTTAAGGTGTTGGAGCACGAGGTGTATGCTGTTGCGCCTATTAAGAAGGTTTTGGGTGGTGGCTACAGCTTTGCGCCTCTTGGACTTGTGAACATGTTCAATGCTGGTGCTGCTGTTGAAGGGCTGGTCTTCGAGGAGGATGGGTTGGTTCGTTTGGAGATCAAAGGGTGTGGTAAGTTTGGGGCTTATTCTTCTGCCAGACCAACAAAGTGTTTGCTGGGAAACCATGAGCTGCTGGATTTCGATTACGATGCTGATTCAGGCTTGCTCACCTTCAACATAGATCATTTGCCCCAAGAGGGACACTGGGTTCACTTAGTTGAGTTAGTTTACAGT